The Triticum dicoccoides isolate Atlit2015 ecotype Zavitan chromosome 6A, WEW_v2.0, whole genome shotgun sequence genome has a window encoding:
- the LOC119318715 gene encoding uncharacterized protein LOC119318715 encodes MQSPSKLSDVSLPWPHAFSGPQGWADLPDGLLHSVVARLGYFRDLLGFAATCPSWRAAFSSYPSKSMLRSKFPPLVIQPHVRVQGPLLPAANGCHQLYTCVVIDPANKKTSLRCQIPVETTEKMIYIGSSYGNIIYFCYGYVHIVDVFTGVEVSTPRLPSSVKRETFYLNGILTSPLTSPNSHLLVSTEFSLFDLLVGSDSWSQVQLPHMLVIDQIVEFNGQVIVSDGFHRFYTLQLAPQLGLQEMTTKFQDRSEDHRRGKTWLVVCGGMLLMVTAFSFNEVYCLDMSTKPATWMAVEKLDNWALFLGEEVKSTPLSCMSSELFGLGSNILLYAGLDSKPWNLHHLCGGPDPMHDTPPDAGDALEPWGWDSPLPCASLGPWWVTPALACTSLEPWEWDSPALPCMSPEPWWAAPALPCTSPYEWGGWNNTSHSDPWHLRRPPPFWLYPSMFYSGGQ; translated from the coding sequence ATGCAGAGCCCCAGCAAACTGTCTGATGTCTCTCTCCCTTGGCCCCATGCCTTCTCCGGACCCCAAGGTTGGGCTGACCTCCCGGATGGCTTGCTTCACTCTGTCGTTGCTCGGCTGGGCTACTTCCGAGACCTTCTTGGCTTCGCAGCAACATGCCCCTCTTGGCGTGCTGCCTTCTCCTCGTACCCATCCAAATCTATGCTCCGCTCAAAATTTCCACCTCTCGTCATCCAGCCCCATGTTCGTGTACAAGGTCCTCTTCTTCCTGCTGCCAATGGTTGCCATCAGCTATACACATGTGTGGTTATCGATCCAGCCAACAAAAAGACCTCCCTTCGCTGCCAGATTCCTGTAGAAACTACGGAGAAGATGATATATATTGGCTCATCCTATGGTAATATCatctacttctgctatggatatgTTCACATCGTCGATGTGTTCACTGGCGTGGAGGTTTCAACTCCACGTCTCCCATCCAGTGTCAAACGTGAGACATTCTACTTGAACGGCATTCTAACGTCCCCCCTTACATCACCCAACTCGCATCTCCTTGTCAGTACCGAGTTCTCCCTGTTTGATTTGCTTGTTGGAAGTGACTCTTGGTCTCAAGTCCAGCTTCCTCATATGTTGGTAATAGACCAAATCGTGGAATTCAATGGGCAGGTCATTGTCTCGGATGGCTTTCACAGGTTCTACACTCTGCAGTTGGCCCCTCAGCTTGGTCTACAAGAGATGACAACCAAGTTCCAGGATAGGAGTGAAGACCATAGACGTGGTAAAACATGGCTGGTGGTTTGTGGTGGCATGCTTCTCATGGTCACTGCCTTTTCTTTTAATGAGGTCTACTGCCTCGACATGTCGACCAAGCCAGCAACATGGATGGCCGTGGAGAAGCTGGACAATTGGGCACTCTTTCTAGGGGAGGAAGTTAAGAGCACGCCACTCTCTTGCATGAGCTCGGAACTTTTTGGATTGGGGAGCAACATCTTGTTGTATGCAGGCCTTGACTCTAAGCCATGGAATCTACACCATCTGTGTGGCGGTCCGGATCCCATGCATGACACACCGCCCGATGCAGGAGACGCGCTGGAACCATGGGGATGGGATTCGCCACTTCCTTGCGCGAGCCTAGGACCATGGTGGGTGACTCCGGCGCTTGCTTGCACGAGCTTGGAGCCATGGGAATGGGATTCGCCGGCGCTTCCTTGCATGAGCCCAGAACCATGGTGGGCGGCTCCAGCGCTTCCTTGCACAAGCCCATACGAATGGGGAGGGTGGAACAACACCTCACACTCCGACCCTTGGCATCTACGCAGGCCGCCGCCGTTCTGGCTGTACCCGAGCATGTTCTACTCTGGTGGCCAGTGA